A section of the Verrucomicrobium sp. GAS474 genome encodes:
- the ispD gene encoding 2-C-methyl-D-erythritol 4-phosphate cytidylyltransferase yields the protein MSATLGVVLAAAGSSRRLGFDKLFTPVLGKTVFQFTLDGLLASPDVAHIVIATSEGNVSVVQGLLPASAAKPISVVVGGAERQDSVMEGLKALDPALEYVLIQDAARPFVSPGIISAVLAAAREHGAAVCGHPSNDTLKVIGEGSTGADLEIAAVEHTVDRSRVWAVQTPQIFRRTLLVEAYAHVAAQGGLVTDDTAAVEALGQPVVIVKTDAFNGKITRRADWEIAIRKLFPFSDDVQVGSDMRKLIHDFNNQLTSLMGFAYLLDCDCPEDSPMKSSITAINEAVTKCHEISIALQKKVRDFHNQKVAFNQVMDDPQPPAPVVPPASSVAPVSPLSPLGGGAAAASPMSPVSPAPAISPLGSPISPVAAVSPLAPASPVNPVPPASPIDPAVPGASPSPISPLIQPPPPAA from the coding sequence ATGAGCGCCACGCTGGGAGTCGTCCTCGCCGCCGCCGGATCGAGCCGCCGCCTCGGCTTCGACAAGCTCTTCACCCCTGTCCTGGGCAAGACGGTCTTCCAGTTCACCCTCGACGGCCTCCTCGCCTCCCCCGACGTCGCCCACATCGTCATCGCCACCTCGGAGGGGAACGTCTCCGTCGTCCAGGGGCTCCTCCCCGCCTCGGCCGCGAAGCCGATCTCCGTCGTCGTCGGCGGGGCCGAGCGGCAGGACTCGGTCATGGAAGGGCTGAAGGCCCTCGATCCCGCCCTGGAATATGTCCTGATCCAGGACGCGGCCCGTCCCTTCGTCTCCCCCGGGATCATCTCCGCCGTCCTCGCCGCCGCGCGGGAACACGGGGCCGCCGTCTGCGGCCATCCGTCGAACGACACCCTGAAGGTCATCGGCGAGGGGAGCACCGGGGCCGACCTCGAGATCGCGGCCGTCGAGCACACCGTCGACCGGAGCCGCGTCTGGGCCGTCCAGACGCCGCAGATCTTCCGCCGCACCCTCCTCGTCGAGGCCTACGCCCATGTCGCCGCCCAGGGCGGCCTCGTGACCGACGACACCGCCGCCGTCGAGGCGCTGGGGCAGCCCGTCGTCATCGTCAAGACCGACGCCTTCAACGGCAAGATCACCCGCCGCGCCGATTGGGAGATCGCCATCCGCAAGCTCTTCCCCTTCTCCGACGACGTCCAGGTCGGCTCCGACATGCGGAAGCTGATCCACGACTTCAACAACCAGCTCACCTCCCTCATGGGCTTCGCCTACCTGCTCGATTGCGACTGCCCCGAGGACTCCCCGATGAAGAGCAGCATCACCGCCATCAACGAGGCGGTGACGAAGTGCCACGAGATCTCGATCGCCCTCCAGAAGAAAGTCCGTGATTTCCACAACCAGAAGGTCGCCTTCAATCAGGTGATGGACGATCCGCAGCCGCCTGCTCCGGTTGTCCCTCCGGCCTCTTCCGTGGCCCCGGTCTCCCCGCTTTCTCCCCTCGGCGGCGGCGCGGCGGCGGCTTCTCCCATGTCCCCGGTCAGCCCCGCTCCGGCGATTTCTCCCCTCGGCTCGCCGATTTCCCCGGTCGCCGCCGTCTCCCCCCTTGCTCCGGCCTCGCCGGTGAATCCCGTCCCCCCCGCCAGCCCCATCGATCCGGCGGTCCCGGGAGCGTCGCCTTCGCCAATCTCCCCGCTGATCCAGCCGCCGCCCCCCGCGGCCTGA
- a CDS encoding trypsin-like peptidase domain-containing protein: MSFGIVRGLLLLITLFFLAPLPVRAITPADEPLVKVVEKVRPSVVNINTEKVVQQVVTDPFNVFFNNYRVQNAKQTSLGTGVLIHADGYIVTCAHVVGRAADQTTIQVTLADGSDFPAKLLYADEEADLALLKIERKEKFPALSLAIEDLSPNLLGETVAALGNPQGYQNSVSAGILSARDRKVKTNEGTTTGLLQTNAAINPGNSGGALVDIEGKLVGICNAKLAGQAVEGIGFAIPAAKVSAWVADAIAIAKGDKKPPTPASIPDLLDEKFGLRLQNITPDLAQAFGLPSTSGLIISGVAKGSPAEAAKMREGMVIVGIGNVPILNEDSLPHQLRRVQKGDPVSFTVAVFQQQGAFSVRRSQAVTLQAR, from the coding sequence ATGAGCTTCGGCATCGTACGTGGTCTCCTCCTTCTCATCACCCTCTTTTTCCTCGCCCCCCTCCCCGTCCGCGCCATCACCCCGGCCGACGAGCCCCTGGTGAAGGTCGTCGAGAAAGTCCGCCCCTCCGTCGTCAACATCAACACGGAGAAAGTCGTCCAGCAGGTCGTCACCGATCCCTTCAACGTCTTCTTCAACAACTACCGCGTCCAGAACGCGAAGCAGACCAGCCTCGGCACCGGCGTCCTGATCCATGCCGACGGCTACATCGTCACCTGCGCCCACGTGGTCGGCCGCGCCGCCGACCAGACGACGATCCAGGTGACCCTCGCCGACGGCTCCGACTTCCCGGCGAAGCTCCTCTACGCCGACGAGGAGGCCGACCTCGCCCTCCTGAAGATCGAGCGAAAGGAGAAATTCCCCGCCCTCAGCCTCGCCATCGAGGACCTCTCCCCGAACCTCCTCGGCGAGACCGTCGCCGCCCTCGGCAACCCCCAGGGCTACCAGAACAGCGTCAGCGCCGGCATCCTCAGCGCCCGCGACCGCAAGGTGAAGACGAACGAGGGGACGACCACCGGCCTCCTCCAGACGAACGCCGCGATCAACCCCGGCAACAGCGGCGGCGCCCTCGTCGACATCGAGGGGAAGCTCGTCGGCATCTGCAACGCGAAGCTCGCGGGCCAGGCCGTCGAGGGGATCGGCTTCGCCATCCCGGCGGCGAAGGTCTCCGCGTGGGTCGCCGATGCCATCGCCATCGCGAAGGGGGACAAGAAGCCGCCGACCCCCGCCTCGATCCCCGACCTCCTCGACGAGAAATTCGGCCTCCGCCTCCAGAACATCACTCCCGACCTCGCCCAGGCCTTCGGCCTCCCCTCGACCAGCGGCCTCATCATCTCCGGCGTCGCCAAGGGGAGCCCCGCCGAGGCGGCGAAGATGCGCGAGGGGATGGTCATCGTCGGCATCGGCAACGTCCCGATCCTCAACGAGGATTCCCTCCCCCACCAGCTCCGCCGCGTCCAGAAGGGCGACCCCGTCAGCTTCACCGTCGCCGTCTTCCAGCAGCAGGGCGCCTTCAGCGTCCGGCGCAGCCAGGCCGTGACCTTGCAGGCCCGCTGA
- a CDS encoding MlaD family protein, with amino-acid sequence MASTASSLRRDTNLETKVGLFVLIGLVLIAALMIFFGRVGEKWANTYGVTVNFPNASGLIKGASVNFAGAPVGRVSSAPQALDDGSGVQVQLRLLSKAKVRSDATFRIAEVGLMGDRNVAIEPVYDSKAPFLNDGDTVQGKTTSDLSNLASAAQPILAQMQQITDKFNREVMTPETTADLRASIKQLRSVLTRTDALLAEAQNGKGTLGVMLKDPKTANDFKAFVTNLRKKGILFYSDVAAKDDDGQRDKNR; translated from the coding sequence ATGGCCTCCACCGCCTCCAGCCTCCGCCGCGACACCAACCTTGAGACCAAGGTCGGCCTCTTCGTCCTCATCGGCCTCGTCCTGATCGCCGCCCTGATGATCTTCTTCGGGCGCGTCGGCGAGAAATGGGCGAATACCTACGGCGTGACCGTCAACTTCCCCAACGCCAGCGGCCTCATCAAGGGCGCCTCGGTCAACTTCGCCGGGGCCCCCGTCGGCCGCGTCAGCTCCGCCCCGCAGGCCCTCGACGACGGCAGCGGCGTCCAGGTGCAGCTCCGCCTCCTCAGCAAGGCGAAGGTCCGCTCCGACGCCACCTTCCGCATCGCCGAGGTCGGCCTGATGGGGGACCGCAACGTCGCCATCGAGCCGGTCTACGACTCGAAGGCCCCCTTCCTCAACGACGGCGACACCGTCCAGGGCAAGACCACCTCCGACCTCTCCAACCTCGCCTCCGCCGCCCAGCCGATCCTGGCCCAGATGCAGCAGATCACCGACAAGTTCAACCGCGAGGTGATGACCCCGGAGACCACTGCCGACCTCCGCGCCTCGATCAAGCAGCTCCGCTCCGTCCTCACCCGGACCGACGCCCTCCTCGCCGAGGCCCAGAACGGCAAGGGGACCCTCGGCGTCATGCTGAAGGACCCGAAGACCGCCAACGACTTCAAGGCCTTCGTCACCAACCTCCGCAAAAAGGGGATCCTCTTCTACTCCGACGTCGCCGCGAAGGACGACGACGGGCAACGGGATAAAAACCGATGA
- a CDS encoding ABC transporter permease, with the protein MNVFVFHLGAMVLGLIRATGEICFLLADLVKTLFTRPLRWRQFLRQMYFTGLRSQTIILVTGGFSGAVFTAQILFRFREMGMSTATGPVVAVAMCRELGPVLCALMLAGRVGSSIAAELSTMRLTEQLDALRALAVPPTEYLLIPRFLAVTLSTPILVGLSMAVGIAASWVVAVMIMDIDGAYYIAHMTQYMEPKDVAIGLIKACFFGLIIALVGIYKGLNAGHGAEGVGQATTNAAVHASLIVLVSNFFFSFLLNAIFPA; encoded by the coding sequence TTGAACGTTTTCGTCTTCCATCTCGGTGCCATGGTCCTCGGGCTGATCCGTGCCACGGGGGAGATCTGCTTCCTCCTGGCCGACCTCGTGAAGACCCTCTTCACCCGGCCCCTCCGGTGGCGGCAGTTCCTCCGGCAGATGTATTTCACCGGCCTCCGCTCGCAGACGATCATCCTCGTCACGGGCGGCTTCAGCGGGGCGGTCTTCACGGCCCAGATCCTCTTCCGCTTCCGGGAGATGGGGATGTCGACGGCCACCGGCCCCGTCGTCGCCGTGGCGATGTGCCGGGAACTCGGCCCCGTCCTCTGCGCCCTGATGCTGGCGGGCCGCGTCGGCTCCTCCATCGCGGCGGAGCTCTCCACCATGCGCCTCACGGAGCAGCTCGACGCCCTCCGCGCCCTCGCCGTCCCGCCGACGGAATACCTCCTCATCCCCCGCTTCCTCGCCGTCACCCTCTCCACCCCGATCCTCGTCGGCCTCTCGATGGCCGTCGGCATCGCGGCCAGCTGGGTCGTCGCCGTCATGATCATGGACATCGACGGGGCCTACTACATCGCCCACATGACGCAGTACATGGAGCCGAAGGACGTTGCCATCGGCCTGATCAAGGCCTGCTTCTTCGGCCTCATCATCGCCCTGGTCGGCATCTACAAGGGCCTCAACGCGGGCCACGGCGCCGAGGGCGTCGGCCAGGCGACGACGAACGCCGCCGTCCACGCCTCGCTGATCGTCCTGGTCTCGAACTTCTTCTTCAGCTTCCTCCTCAACGCGATCTTCCCCGCCTAA
- a CDS encoding ATP-binding cassette domain-containing protein translates to MIQVKQLRKSISGQEILKGVDLEIRTGEILVVIGRSGGGKSVLLKHLLGLMLPDAGEVWYDGTNLTELDEPELLPLRREMGMVFQNGALFDSMTVGENIAFPLVEREHLTQAELQCRVDRALELVGLAGHGDKMPSDLSGGMRKRAALARAAIGKPKIMFYDEPTAGLDPILSDSISKLISRLSRDLSMTAIVVTHDMASACQIADRIAMLHEGKIYALVTPAELQASTDPVLHDFLHGISKGDIL, encoded by the coding sequence ATGATCCAGGTCAAACAACTCCGCAAAAGCATCTCCGGCCAGGAGATCCTCAAGGGCGTCGACCTCGAGATCCGGACCGGGGAGATCCTCGTCGTCATCGGCCGGAGCGGCGGCGGGAAGAGCGTCCTCCTGAAGCACCTCCTCGGCCTCATGCTCCCCGACGCGGGCGAGGTCTGGTACGACGGGACGAACCTCACCGAGCTCGACGAGCCGGAGCTCCTCCCCCTCCGCCGCGAGATGGGGATGGTCTTCCAGAACGGCGCCCTCTTCGACTCGATGACCGTCGGGGAGAACATCGCCTTCCCCCTCGTCGAGCGGGAACACCTCACCCAGGCCGAGCTCCAATGCCGGGTCGACCGGGCGCTGGAACTCGTCGGCCTCGCCGGCCACGGGGACAAGATGCCCTCCGACCTCAGCGGCGGCATGCGGAAGCGGGCCGCCCTCGCCCGCGCCGCCATCGGGAAGCCGAAGATCATGTTCTACGACGAGCCGACCGCCGGCCTCGACCCGATCCTCTCCGACAGCATCAGCAAGCTCATCTCCCGCCTCTCCCGCGACCTCTCGATGACGGCCATCGTCGTCACCCACGACATGGCGAGCGCCTGCCAGATCGCCGACCGGATCGCCATGCTCCACGAGGGGAAGATCTACGCCCTCGTCACCCCCGCCGAGCTCCAGGCTTCGACCGATCCCGTCCTCCACGACTTCCTCCACGGCATCTCCAAGGGGGATATCCTCTGA
- a CDS encoding serine hydroxymethyltransferase yields the protein MKNVLFVCTGNICRSPMAEGLFRDLVKGKKDIVVSSGGIGAVNGQPPSSYSVDAVSEIGVDIGSIRSRSITGDIVRKADFIFCMTYGHLDSMLLLFPHAAEKIYLVREFENGLSASSREISDPIGCSREVYRRCRDQIARALPSVLDFVLSSPAPGGDGDSGGLARKVFLVADRSPFSPPIREALYGWLLRQGVPFEDCTPRPGKGAEGAASGFIDRVRRVALAVAQGEARLGILIGEAPAKLVDLANRVGGVRAVAVGDAKSAVSAVLDREANVLCLAAKEVKPQRALEILTAWLNAANAENEDEKPTLMEADIVTNPAPSFNPPPSLKESDPAIAALIAKEAGRQFEGIELIASENFTSRAVMEAQGSCLTNKYAEGYPGRRWYGGCEYVDEIEQIAIDRAKELFGAEYVNVQPHSGSQANMAVYFAFIKPGDTILTMDLSHGGHLTHGNKMNFSGRFYNVVHYGVSQETGYIDYDALAEQAAETKPKLITAGASAYPRIIDFARMSEIAKSVGALLFIDMAHIAGLVAAGVHPSPIPHADFVTTTTHKTLRGPRGGLIMAKAQYGKDLDSHVFPGIQGGPLMHVIAAKAVCFGEALKPGFKAYQEQVVRNAKALSEGLKKNGYKILSGGTDNHLMLVDLRPTEITGKEAQETLDKAAITINKNSIPFDTVSPFKGGGIRLGTPAVTTRGMGPDEMFDIANWIDEALKNRTDEAKLAAIAKRVHELTARFPLPY from the coding sequence ATGAAAAACGTCCTCTTTGTCTGCACCGGCAATATCTGCCGCAGCCCGATGGCGGAAGGGCTCTTCCGCGATCTGGTGAAGGGGAAGAAGGACATCGTCGTCAGCTCCGGCGGGATCGGCGCGGTGAACGGGCAGCCCCCCAGCAGCTACTCCGTCGACGCCGTCTCCGAGATCGGGGTCGACATCGGCTCGATCCGCAGCCGCTCCATCACCGGGGACATCGTCCGCAAGGCCGACTTCATTTTCTGCATGACCTACGGGCATCTCGACTCGATGCTCCTCCTCTTCCCCCACGCGGCGGAGAAGATCTACCTCGTCCGCGAGTTCGAGAACGGCCTCTCGGCCTCCTCCCGGGAGATCTCCGATCCGATCGGCTGCTCCCGCGAGGTCTACCGCCGCTGCCGGGACCAGATCGCCCGCGCCCTTCCCAGCGTCCTCGATTTCGTCCTCTCGTCCCCCGCCCCGGGGGGAGACGGGGACTCGGGCGGCCTGGCGCGGAAGGTCTTCCTCGTCGCCGACCGGAGCCCCTTTTCCCCCCCCATCCGGGAGGCCCTCTACGGGTGGCTCCTCCGGCAGGGCGTCCCGTTCGAGGACTGCACCCCCCGCCCTGGCAAGGGCGCGGAAGGGGCCGCTTCCGGCTTCATCGACCGGGTCCGTCGCGTCGCCCTCGCGGTGGCCCAGGGGGAGGCCCGCCTCGGCATCCTGATCGGGGAGGCCCCCGCGAAGCTCGTCGACCTGGCGAACCGCGTCGGCGGCGTCCGGGCCGTGGCGGTCGGCGACGCCAAATCGGCCGTTTCGGCCGTCCTCGACCGGGAGGCGAACGTACTTTGTCTTGCCGCAAAAGAGGTTAAGCCCCAACGTGCCTTGGAGATCCTCACCGCCTGGCTCAACGCCGCCAACGCGGAAAACGAGGACGAGAAACCCACTCTTATGGAAGCCGACATCGTGACGAATCCCGCCCCCTCCTTCAATCCGCCCCCCTCCCTCAAGGAGAGCGATCCCGCCATCGCCGCCCTCATCGCGAAGGAGGCGGGCCGCCAGTTCGAGGGGATCGAGCTGATCGCCTCGGAGAACTTCACGAGCCGCGCCGTCATGGAGGCCCAGGGCTCCTGCCTGACGAACAAGTACGCCGAGGGCTACCCCGGCCGCCGCTGGTACGGCGGGTGCGAGTACGTGGACGAGATCGAGCAGATCGCCATCGACCGGGCGAAGGAGCTCTTCGGTGCCGAATACGTCAACGTCCAGCCCCACTCCGGCTCCCAGGCGAACATGGCCGTCTACTTCGCCTTCATCAAGCCGGGCGACACCATCCTCACGATGGACCTCTCCCACGGCGGCCACCTGACCCACGGGAACAAGATGAACTTCTCCGGCCGCTTCTACAACGTCGTCCACTACGGCGTCTCCCAGGAGACCGGCTACATCGATTACGACGCCCTCGCGGAGCAGGCCGCCGAGACGAAGCCGAAGCTGATCACGGCGGGGGCCTCGGCCTACCCCCGGATCATCGACTTCGCCCGGATGAGCGAGATCGCGAAGTCGGTCGGCGCCCTCCTCTTCATCGACATGGCCCACATCGCCGGCCTCGTCGCCGCCGGGGTCCATCCCTCGCCGATCCCCCATGCCGACTTCGTCACCACGACCACCCACAAGACCCTCCGCGGCCCCCGCGGCGGCCTCATCATGGCGAAGGCCCAATACGGCAAGGACCTCGACTCCCACGTCTTCCCCGGCATCCAAGGCGGCCCGCTGATGCACGTCATCGCGGCGAAGGCCGTCTGCTTCGGCGAGGCGCTGAAGCCCGGCTTCAAGGCCTACCAGGAGCAGGTCGTCCGCAACGCGAAGGCCCTCTCCGAGGGGCTGAAGAAGAACGGCTACAAGATCCTCTCCGGCGGCACCGACAACCACCTCATGCTCGTCGACCTCCGCCCCACGGAGATCACCGGCAAGGAGGCGCAGGAGACCCTCGACAAGGCTGCCATCACGATCAACAAGAACTCGATCCCCTTCGATACCGTCTCCCCCTTCAAGGGCGGCGGCATCCGCCTCGGCACCCCCGCTGTGACGACGCGCGGCATGGGTCCCGACGAGATGTTCGACATCGCGAACTGGATCGACGAGGCGCTGAAGAACCGGACCGACGAGGCGAAGCTCGCCGCGATCGCCAAGCGGGTCCACGAACTCACCGCCCGCTTCCCGCTTCCCTACTAA
- a CDS encoding glycosyltransferase family 9 protein, whose amino-acid sequence MKILLVKPDHLGDFALTLPVLWELAGRFGKENIDVLVYPPNVEWGTLLPWLPPLHPVFHPIFARGSSGTLDESFVAADALAARGIDHGFELSANRHDGLGKMWLVLAKAKQRTGLSGQWDFLLSHPLPGRRTHETRRMAELFPAEWGITGESDPALFMPPALRHPGRGKGQGIVLVPYSGKPIKEWTDAAWAVLVAEIGRRWPEEPVSLLAGPERVEEGWALAARAGLSSEAVFVPGTIGRALEKLAASRAVVSVDTGAAHFASLTGTPLVEIFSGATGIDRWIARTAEREATALYNPVPCSPCRHEVCPVPGRPCMEAILPEEVAALLAQVLGA is encoded by the coding sequence ATGAAAATCCTCCTCGTCAAACCCGACCACCTCGGCGACTTCGCCCTGACGCTCCCCGTCCTGTGGGAGCTGGCCGGCCGTTTCGGGAAGGAGAACATCGATGTCCTCGTCTACCCGCCGAACGTCGAGTGGGGCACCCTCCTCCCGTGGCTTCCCCCCCTCCACCCGGTCTTCCATCCGATCTTCGCCCGGGGATCGAGCGGGACCCTCGACGAGTCGTTCGTCGCCGCCGATGCGCTCGCGGCCCGCGGCATCGACCACGGCTTCGAGCTGAGCGCGAACCGGCACGACGGGCTGGGGAAGATGTGGCTCGTCCTCGCCAAGGCGAAGCAGCGGACCGGCCTCTCCGGCCAGTGGGATTTCCTCCTGAGCCACCCGCTCCCCGGACGGCGGACCCATGAGACGCGGCGGATGGCCGAGCTGTTCCCCGCGGAGTGGGGAATCACCGGGGAGAGCGATCCCGCCCTCTTCATGCCCCCCGCCCTGCGGCACCCGGGGAGAGGAAAAGGACAGGGGATCGTCCTCGTCCCCTATTCGGGGAAGCCGATCAAGGAATGGACCGACGCGGCCTGGGCGGTCCTCGTCGCCGAGATCGGGCGGCGCTGGCCGGAGGAGCCGGTCTCCCTCCTCGCCGGGCCGGAGCGGGTCGAGGAGGGCTGGGCGTTGGCCGCCCGCGCCGGGTTGTCGTCCGAGGCGGTCTTCGTCCCGGGGACGATCGGGAGGGCGCTCGAAAAGCTGGCCGCCTCGCGGGCCGTCGTCTCGGTCGACACCGGCGCGGCCCACTTCGCCTCGCTGACGGGAACGCCGCTGGTCGAGATCTTTTCGGGCGCGACCGGGATCGACCGATGGATCGCCCGCACCGCCGAACGGGAAGCGACGGCGCTCTACAACCCCGTGCCCTGCTCCCCGTGCCGCCACGAGGTCTGCCCCGTCCCGGGCCGCCCCTGCATGGAGGCGATCCTTCCGGAGGAAGTGGCGGCATTGCTGGCGCAGGTGCTCGGGGCTTAG
- a CDS encoding response regulator, producing MPTPSPRPAILIVDGNALNRRLAEQFLLQLGCRCGLVPSGAEALQAVVREKWDAVLIELTLPDQSGMEMARRLRKQVDEAGYPLPRLVALADGGSPRTRVLCRLAGIREFLLRPLTLPGLETALALKPGAAAAGRTCDPVLLQTLEGLRDMAGKKFVFDLIEILAREGPERLAEIGGMLATGNLPVAGRLFHKMKGSASSFGAVELNRICEVGDDACAEGNAALARDCHRLAGEELGELAVMLKQWKEGETE from the coding sequence ATGCCCACTCCCTCTCCCCGCCCGGCGATCCTGATCGTCGACGGCAACGCCCTGAACCGCCGCCTCGCGGAACAGTTCCTCCTCCAGCTCGGCTGCCGCTGCGGCCTCGTTCCCTCCGGGGCCGAGGCGCTGCAGGCCGTCGTCCGCGAGAAGTGGGACGCGGTCCTGATCGAGCTCACCCTTCCCGACCAGAGCGGGATGGAGATGGCGCGGCGGCTGCGGAAGCAGGTCGACGAGGCGGGCTATCCGCTCCCCCGGCTCGTCGCCCTCGCCGACGGCGGCTCCCCCCGGACGCGGGTCCTCTGCCGCCTCGCGGGAATCCGGGAATTCCTCCTGAGGCCGTTGACGCTACCCGGGTTGGAGACCGCCCTCGCGCTGAAGCCGGGCGCCGCCGCGGCGGGGCGGACCTGCGATCCCGTCCTGCTCCAGACCCTCGAGGGGCTCCGCGACATGGCCGGGAAGAAATTCGTCTTCGACCTGATCGAGATCCTCGCCCGGGAGGGGCCGGAGCGGCTCGCCGAGATTGGCGGGATGCTGGCGACGGGGAACCTCCCCGTCGCGGGACGCCTCTTCCACAAGATGAAGGGGAGCGCCAGCTCCTTCGGGGCTGTCGAGCTCAACCGCATCTGTGAGGTCGGCGACGACGCCTGCGCCGAGGGGAACGCCGCGCTGGCCCGGGATTGCCACCGGCTGGCCGGGGAGGAACTAGGCGAGCTCGCGGTCATGTTGAAACAGTGGAAGGAAGGAGAAACGGAATGA
- a CDS encoding response regulator yields the protein MRVLTVEDDPIVQHVLKGILSAAGHQVVAAKDGSEALRLFQDHPVDLVISAWQLPGGIDGIELCEAIRAFRISRYVYFILVSSGSITASSYGAAVARGVDDFLPKPLDREQIPARILVAERIIRSFTELREVKQLLPICMYCKKIRDDANYWNQIETYLAQQTGSTFSHGVCPTCYDAVVLPEIDRVRTGDLFPDA from the coding sequence ATGAGGGTCTTGACCGTCGAGGACGATCCGATCGTCCAGCATGTGCTGAAGGGAATCCTGAGCGCGGCGGGCCACCAGGTGGTCGCCGCGAAGGACGGGAGCGAGGCGCTCCGCCTCTTCCAGGACCACCCCGTCGACCTCGTCATCAGCGCGTGGCAGCTGCCGGGCGGGATCGACGGGATCGAATTGTGCGAGGCGATCCGCGCCTTCCGCATCTCGCGGTACGTCTATTTCATCCTCGTCAGCTCCGGCTCGATCACCGCCTCCAGCTACGGCGCCGCCGTTGCCCGGGGGGTAGACGATTTCCTGCCGAAGCCGCTCGACCGGGAGCAGATCCCCGCGCGCATTCTCGTCGCCGAACGGATCATCCGTTCCTTCACCGAACTCCGCGAGGTGAAGCAGCTCCTCCCCATCTGCATGTATTGCAAGAAGATCCGCGACGACGCGAACTACTGGAACCAGATCGAGACCTACCTCGCCCAGCAGACCGGATCGACCTTCTCCCACGGCGTCTGCCCGACCTGCTATGACGCCGTGGTGTTGCCGGAGATCGATCGGGTGCGGACGGGGGATTTGTTTCCGGATGCGTGA
- a CDS encoding DUF2851 family protein, protein MPKLMSPIEAEPLSKDQPSSGRDRYAGARGTRPPEEPGAGWLAALWLDGFFRAPLRTAEGRAVAVLQPGLPEKPGSLRLIEAVLAFDGGPGLRGAVTVGAVQEEGETPLARIVWRGKAGDVPQIALEDNLLAPWAEVGDLIDPLMDVENEEENRTDAPGAEAMPADALLPLLEAAGAYRLRRRARRLAWRIAAVGVEQAVWEGVAEALGYGGNQVPFRHLARRLPLAYLTALSEGEREALLFGVAGFLPDGDVGKLPPPAREALKPLWEAWWPMRAGLDYAVLPAEAWSRFRIRPANRPERRLAALSRLVPQIPRLVRAVERRDPAIVGRICAECHDPFWSRHAAWTGKTSAKPSRLVGDDRADDLILNLFWPLVSLREPHGPAEALAALAAMPGGSNRAVRDRAAAWGLPPKACRSALVQQGILQVGRDLEGPTPFRPPGGLAGMAGRLLSAA, encoded by the coding sequence ATGCCGAAGCTCATGTCGCCCATCGAAGCAGAACCCCTTTCAAAAGACCAGCCTTCCTCCGGTCGCGACCGCTATGCCGGGGCGCGCGGCACCCGCCCGCCGGAGGAACCGGGCGCGGGCTGGCTGGCGGCGCTCTGGCTCGACGGCTTTTTCCGCGCCCCGCTGCGGACGGCGGAGGGGAGGGCGGTGGCGGTGCTCCAGCCGGGCCTGCCCGAAAAACCGGGCTCGCTCCGCCTGATCGAGGCGGTCCTCGCATTCGACGGCGGCCCGGGCCTCCGGGGGGCGGTGACGGTGGGGGCAGTGCAAGAGGAGGGGGAGACCCCGCTGGCCCGGATCGTCTGGCGGGGGAAGGCGGGGGATGTGCCCCAGATCGCGCTGGAGGACAACCTCCTCGCCCCGTGGGCCGAGGTCGGCGATTTGATCGATCCCCTGATGGACGTGGAAAACGAGGAGGAAAACCGGACGGACGCGCCCGGGGCCGAAGCCATGCCTGCCGACGCGCTGCTGCCGCTGCTGGAAGCGGCGGGGGCCTATCGCCTGCGGCGGCGGGCCCGGCGGCTGGCCTGGCGCATCGCGGCGGTGGGGGTGGAACAGGCGGTCTGGGAGGGAGTCGCCGAGGCGCTGGGCTACGGCGGGAACCAGGTCCCGTTCCGCCATCTGGCCCGGCGGCTTCCGCTCGCCTACCTGACCGCGTTGAGCGAGGGGGAGCGGGAGGCGCTCCTCTTCGGCGTCGCGGGATTCCTCCCCGACGGCGACGTGGGGAAGCTTCCCCCTCCCGCCCGCGAGGCGTTGAAGCCGCTCTGGGAGGCATGGTGGCCGATGCGGGCGGGGCTCGATTACGCGGTCCTTCCCGCCGAGGCGTGGAGCCGGTTCCGCATCCGCCCGGCGAACCGGCCGGAGCGCCGTCTGGCCGCCCTCTCCCGGCTCGTCCCGCAGATTCCCCGGCTGGTCCGGGCGGTCGAACGGCGCGATCCGGCGATCGTCGGGCGGATCTGCGCCGAGTGCCACGACCCGTTCTGGAGCCGTCACGCCGCGTGGACCGGGAAAACCTCGGCGAAGCCTTCCCGCCTCGTCGGCGACGACCGGGCCGACGACCTGATCCTCAATCTCTTCTGGCCCCTCGTCTCCCTCCGGGAGCCCCACGGCCCCGCCGAGGCGCTGGCCGCCCTCGCCGCGATGCCGGGCGGGAGCAACCGGGCCGTCCGGGACCGGGCGGCGGCCTGGGGCCTCCCTCCGAAGGCCTGCCGGAGCGCCCTCGTCCAGCAGGGGATCCTCCAGGTCGGGCGCGATCTGGAGGGGCCGACGCCGTTCCGCCCGCCCGGCGGCCTGGCCGGGATGGCGGGGAGGCTGCTTTCCGCGGCTTGA